A window of Dorea formicigenerans contains these coding sequences:
- a CDS encoding Tex family protein has translation MDINQKITEELGVKLWQVEAAVKLIDEGNTIPFIARYRKEATGTLDDEQLRKLYERLVYLRNLEEKKEQVLASIEEQGKLTEELKKQILEAQTQVVVEDLYRPYRPKRRTRATIAKEKGLEPLSTLIMLQKTKESLEEVAKQYINEEKGVANVQEALEGARDIIAENISDEADYRSWIRKQTMQKGHIISSAKDEKAESVYENYYEFDEPVNRLAGYRTLALNRGEKEKFLTVKIEAPQEDILRYLEKKIIHGENLSTTQILKEAIEDSYKRLIAPAIEREIRGELTEKAEDGAIEVFGKNLEQLLMQPPIVGHTVLGWDPAFRTGCKLAVVDPTGKVVDTTVIYPTAPTTPQKIQAAKDTLKKLIAKYNISLISVGNGTASRESEMIIVDLLKEIPQKVQYIIVNEAGASVYSASKLATEEFPNFDVGQRSAASIARRLQDPLAELVKIDPKSIGVGQYQHDMNQKKLNDTLSGVVESCVNRVGVDLNTASAPLLSYISGITSAIAKNIVAYREEQGRFETRKQLLKVAKLGPKAFEQCAGFLRIQNGKNPLDTTSVHPESYEAAEKLLKKQGFTTEDICAGKLAGLSLTIKDYKKLAEELEIGEITLRDIVKELEKPGRDPRDEMPKPILRTDVLEMKDLKEGMILKGTVRNVIDFGAFVDIGVHQDGLVHISQMTNKKFIKHPLEVVSVGDIVDVKVMSVDLKKKRIQLTMKDV, from the coding sequence ATGGATATTAATCAGAAGATAACAGAAGAACTCGGTGTGAAACTCTGGCAGGTCGAGGCAGCGGTGAAGCTGATCGACGAGGGAAACACAATTCCATTTATTGCCAGATATCGAAAAGAAGCAACCGGAACGCTGGATGATGAACAGCTCCGTAAATTATATGAAAGACTCGTTTACCTGCGCAATCTGGAAGAAAAGAAAGAACAGGTATTAGCGTCCATCGAAGAGCAGGGAAAACTTACTGAAGAACTGAAAAAGCAGATTCTGGAAGCACAGACGCAGGTTGTTGTAGAAGACCTGTATCGTCCGTATCGGCCAAAGAGACGGACTCGCGCGACCATCGCAAAAGAAAAAGGACTGGAGCCTTTGTCCACACTGATCATGCTGCAGAAGACAAAAGAGTCTTTAGAGGAAGTTGCAAAGCAATATATAAATGAAGAAAAAGGCGTGGCAAATGTACAGGAAGCGTTGGAAGGTGCCAGAGATATTATCGCTGAGAATATTTCCGATGAGGCGGATTATAGAAGCTGGATCCGGAAGCAGACGATGCAGAAAGGACATATCATTTCCAGTGCAAAAGACGAGAAGGCAGAGTCTGTTTATGAGAATTATTATGAATTCGATGAGCCGGTGAACCGTCTGGCTGGATATCGCACGCTGGCACTAAACCGTGGCGAGAAAGAAAAATTCCTGACCGTGAAAATCGAGGCACCGCAGGAGGACATTCTCCGGTATCTGGAAAAGAAAATTATCCATGGTGAAAACCTGAGTACAACACAGATTCTCAAAGAAGCAATCGAAGACAGCTACAAGCGACTCATTGCTCCGGCAATCGAGCGCGAAATCCGAGGTGAATTGACCGAAAAAGCAGAAGATGGAGCCATCGAAGTATTTGGCAAGAATTTAGAACAGCTTCTGATGCAGCCTCCAATCGTGGGACACACAGTTCTTGGCTGGGATCCGGCATTCCGTACCGGCTGCAAACTGGCTGTCGTAGACCCAACCGGAAAAGTTGTAGACACTACCGTCATTTACCCTACAGCACCGACGACACCACAGAAAATCCAGGCTGCAAAAGACACGTTAAAAAAACTCATTGCAAAATATAATATCAGCCTTATTTCCGTTGGAAACGGAACGGCTTCACGCGAGTCCGAGATGATCATTGTAGACCTTCTGAAAGAAATTCCACAGAAAGTACAGTACATCATCGTAAATGAGGCGGGAGCTTCCGTATATTCTGCAAGTAAACTTGCAACCGAAGAATTCCCGAACTTTGATGTTGGACAGAGAAGCGCAGCGTCCATCGCAAGAAGACTGCAGGACCCACTGGCAGAACTAGTAAAAATCGATCCGAAATCCATCGGAGTCGGTCAGTACCAGCACGACATGAACCAGAAAAAGTTAAATGATACATTGTCCGGAGTCGTAGAATCTTGTGTAAACCGCGTAGGCGTAGACCTGAACACAGCTTCCGCACCACTTCTTTCCTACATATCCGGCATTACCTCAGCCATAGCGAAAAATATTGTGGCATACCGGGAAGAACAAGGAAGATTCGAGACAAGAAAGCAACTCCTAAAAGTAGCAAAATTAGGACCAAAAGCATTTGAACAATGCGCCGGATTCTTACGCATTCAAAATGGAAAAAATCCACTGGACACAACAAGCGTACATCCAGAAAGCTATGAGGCAGCAGAAAAACTCCTGAAAAAACAAGGATTTACCACCGAAGATATCTGCGCCGGTAAACTGGCAGGCTTATCCCTCACCATCAAAGACTACAAAAAACTCGCAGAAGAATTGGAAATCGGAGAAATCACACTGCGCGACATCGTAAAAGAACTGGAAAAACCAGGACGCGACCCACGAGACGAGATGCCAAAACCAATCCTCCGCACAGACGTCCTGGAAATGAAAGATTTAAAAGAAGGCATGATCTTAAAAGGAACCGTCCGAAACGTAATCGACTTTGGAGCATTTGTAGACATCGGAGTCCACCAGGACGGACTTGTACACATATCCCAGATGACAAACAAAAAATTCATCAAACATCCATTAGAAGTCGTCAGCGTAGGAGACATCGTAGACGTCAAAGTCATGAGCGTAGACTTAAAGAAAAAAAGAATACAACTCACCATGAAAGATGTGTAA
- a CDS encoding phosphatase PAP2 family protein: MNFLVAQMISCYNPFETKECNLIKIYPFETKERNLIKIYSFEKGIHMKAISKMKSLILKYRHAWVLLYGLIYMPWFCYLEKRQTIHYLIHSPLDDYIPFVEYFIIPYLLWFVFLAVTGAYFFFTNRRDFYRLAAFLCSGMTIFLIVCTIFPNGLNLRPVTFPRENIFTDLVRMIYSMDTPTNVLPSIHVYNSIGAMAAIAHSTSLKKHRGVQIGSYVLGILIIFSTVFLKQHSITDVIAALAMACMIYPFVYAIQEKKETKLSQQLI, from the coding sequence GTGAACTTCCTTGTTGCACAGATGATTTCATGTTATAATCCGTTTGAAACAAAAGAATGTAACCTGATTAAGATTTATCCGTTTGAAACAAAAGAACGTAACCTGATTAAGATTTATTCGTTTGAAAAGGGGATTCATATGAAAGCGATATCCAAAATGAAATCGTTGATTCTGAAGTACCGGCATGCATGGGTTCTGTTATATGGTCTGATTTATATGCCATGGTTCTGCTACCTGGAAAAGCGTCAGACAATCCACTATCTCATCCACTCACCACTGGATGATTATATCCCATTTGTCGAGTACTTTATTATTCCATACTTATTATGGTTCGTATTTCTCGCCGTAACCGGTGCATACTTTTTCTTTACGAACCGCAGAGACTTTTACCGGCTGGCAGCATTTCTGTGCAGCGGTATGACCATTTTCCTCATTGTCTGTACCATTTTCCCAAATGGACTGAACCTGCGTCCAGTCACATTTCCACGGGAAAATATCTTCACGGATTTGGTGCGAATGATATATTCGATGGATACCCCGACCAATGTGCTGCCGAGTATTCACGTTTATAACTCCATCGGAGCTATGGCAGCAATTGCCCACAGCACATCCCTGAAAAAGCACCGCGGAGTTCAGATTGGTTCCTATGTACTTGGAATTTTGATTATTTTCTCTACAGTATTTTTGAAACAGCATTCCATCACAGATGTGATTGCTGCCCTCGCAATGGCATGTATGATTTATCCATTTGTATATGCAATACAGGAAAAGAAAGAGACAAAACTTTCACAGCAATTGATTTAA
- a CDS encoding GTP pyrophosphokinase, translated as MDRVIKNYEDVDSWKTVMFLYQSALKEVGTKLEILNDEFQHVHQYNPIEHIKTRVKTAESIVKKLKRYGYETSIENMVKYINDIAGVRLICSFTSDIYRLAEMIGNQSDLKVLSIKDYIKNPKESGYKSYHMLVSVPIFLSDSVVDTKVEIQIRTIAMDFWASLEHKIYYKFEGNAPDYISRELRECAEMVSSLDDKMLSLNEAIQTCVLEQEEKENRTNEESLS; from the coding sequence ATGGATCGTGTAATAAAGAATTATGAAGATGTCGATAGTTGGAAAACGGTTATGTTCTTATACCAGTCGGCATTAAAAGAAGTCGGAACAAAACTGGAGATATTGAATGATGAATTTCAACATGTTCATCAGTATAATCCGATTGAACATATTAAGACAAGAGTAAAGACAGCAGAGAGTATCGTAAAGAAACTGAAACGTTACGGATATGAGACTTCCATAGAGAATATGGTAAAGTATATCAACGATATTGCAGGTGTGCGGCTCATTTGTTCCTTTACATCAGACATTTATCGTCTTGCAGAGATGATTGGTAATCAGAGCGACTTGAAGGTTCTGTCCATCAAAGATTATATCAAGAACCCGAAAGAAAGTGGATATAAGAGTTATCATATGCTGGTGTCTGTGCCGATTTTCTTGTCTGACAGTGTTGTTGATACAAAAGTTGAGATACAGATTCGGACCATTGCCATGGATTTCTGGGCAAGTCTGGAACATAAGATATATTATAAATTTGAGGGAAATGCACCGGATTACATCAGCCGGGAGTTGCGGGAATGTGCGGAGATGGTATCTTCGTTAGATGACAAGATGTTGTCACTCAACGAGGCAATCCAGACGTGTGTCCTGGAGCAGGAAGAGAAAGAAAATCGTACGAATGAAGAAAGTCTGAGTTAA
- a CDS encoding diacylglycerol/lipid kinase family protein, with protein MYAFIVNPNSRSGLGFKIWEQLELILKERHIDYQIYFTRRPGHGTKLAAQICDTDADTLVVLGGDGTIGEVVNGIRDLAKLTLAYIPIGSGNDFARSMKLTKDPTKALLHILNPTDYAYINVGLLKTPQLEKRYAVSSGIGFDADVCYHNNLSSKLKHFLNKCKLGKLSYTAIALHLLLTSNPKSMRITLDDQKPITFPKVYFIAAMNQRYEGGGFEFCPKADPKDDLLDIIVVSGLSKFKILCLLPTAYKGKHTKFKGIYTYQCKSAKIESVQVLPVHTDGEANLRSDTATFALEPDRIRFILS; from the coding sequence ATGTATGCATTTATCGTAAATCCGAATTCCAGATCCGGCCTCGGCTTTAAGATCTGGGAACAATTAGAACTTATATTAAAAGAAAGACATATCGATTATCAGATTTATTTCACCAGACGTCCGGGACACGGTACCAAGCTTGCTGCGCAAATCTGTGACACCGATGCTGATACGCTGGTCGTTCTTGGCGGAGATGGCACTATCGGCGAAGTTGTTAACGGAATTCGTGATCTCGCAAAGCTGACCCTGGCTTATATCCCGATTGGCTCTGGAAATGATTTTGCCAGGTCTATGAAGCTGACAAAAGATCCGACGAAAGCCCTCTTACATATCTTAAATCCCACAGACTACGCGTACATTAATGTGGGGCTTTTGAAAACACCACAACTAGAGAAACGCTACGCCGTCAGTTCCGGAATCGGTTTTGATGCAGATGTGTGCTACCACAATAATCTGTCTTCGAAACTGAAGCATTTCCTGAATAAATGTAAACTTGGGAAGCTTTCCTATACTGCCATTGCGCTCCATTTGCTTTTGACTTCCAATCCAAAATCCATGCGGATTACACTGGATGATCAAAAGCCGATTACATTTCCAAAAGTGTATTTTATTGCAGCTATGAACCAGAGATACGAGGGTGGCGGCTTTGAATTCTGTCCGAAAGCGGATCCCAAAGACGATCTGCTGGATATTATTGTCGTGTCTGGCTTAAGTAAATTCAAGATTCTCTGCCTGCTGCCGACCGCATATAAGGGAAAGCACACGAAATTTAAAGGAATCTATACCTACCAGTGCAAAAGTGCTAAAATTGAAAGCGTACAGGTTCTGCCTGTCCACACAGATGGTGAGGCTAATCTTCGCTCCGACACCGCTACATTTGCCTTGGAGCCGGACCGGATCCGATTCATCCTCTCTTAA
- the mutY gene encoding A/G-specific adenine glycosylase, which translates to MKYQNIRVGHFISRPNRFIAKIEIEGAEETVHVKNTGRCAELLVPGAEVYVQDSQQEAEDWLSDNEFLQGEMQTAVSSKSTNIGKKRKTRWDLIAVRKGDRLINMDSQIPNKIVKEWLEQEKWNHNLHNQSDRIHGITKIQPEYTYGKSRIDLYVEAQNRKVLIEVKGVTLEENGVVRFPDAPSERAVKHVHELKEALKKGYECYVFFVIQMSGVRYFTPNMDTHPEFKEALKEAAEAGVHVVAYDCSVREDEIRIQDPVPVILENPELYELSQVLVPWYQKARRDLPWRHTTDPYRIWVSEIMLQQTRVEAVKRYYARFMEALPNVNALANVEEDKLLKLWEGLGYYNRVRNMQKAARQIMVDYNGTFPKTYEEIQSLTGIGNYTAGAISSFSFGLPYPAVDGNVLRVITRITADDSDIMKQSTRKQIEEKLKKVIPKDCAGDFNQGLIELGAIVCVPNGEPKCEECPAAPFCQARIQGKIQELPVKEKAKARRIEKKTVFILRDEDKIAICKRPAKGLLAGLYELPNIEEHLNKKEITQYCKEIGLMPIHIKKLPAAKHIFSHIEWQMIGYDIRVDELEKTNNKKYLFIHPEEIQKEYPIPSAFEKYMKLI; encoded by the coding sequence ATGAAATATCAGAATATCCGAGTAGGACATTTTATCAGCCGTCCGAACCGATTTATTGCAAAAATAGAGATTGAAGGCGCAGAAGAGACAGTTCATGTAAAGAATACCGGACGATGTGCGGAACTGCTGGTACCAGGGGCAGAAGTCTATGTCCAGGACAGCCAGCAGGAAGCCGAAGACTGGTTGTCAGATAATGAATTTTTACAAGGTGAAATGCAGACGGCGGTTAGTTCAAAATCTACGAATATTGGGAAAAAACGTAAGACGCGCTGGGACTTGATTGCTGTAAGAAAAGGGGATAGGCTGATTAATATGGACTCCCAGATCCCCAATAAAATCGTAAAAGAATGGCTGGAACAGGAAAAATGGAATCACAATCTGCACAACCAGAGTGATCGAATTCATGGTATCACAAAAATTCAGCCGGAGTACACATATGGAAAATCAAGGATCGATCTCTATGTAGAAGCCCAGAATCGAAAAGTTTTGATTGAAGTCAAAGGTGTAACATTAGAAGAAAATGGTGTTGTGCGATTTCCGGATGCCCCAAGCGAGCGCGCGGTAAAGCATGTCCATGAACTAAAAGAAGCATTAAAAAAAGGTTACGAATGCTATGTGTTTTTTGTAATACAAATGTCTGGCGTGCGTTATTTTACGCCGAACATGGACACACATCCGGAATTTAAAGAAGCACTTAAAGAGGCAGCAGAAGCCGGAGTACATGTAGTTGCTTACGATTGTTCGGTCAGAGAAGATGAAATCCGGATACAAGATCCAGTCCCGGTAATATTAGAAAACCCGGAATTGTATGAACTGAGCCAGGTGCTGGTACCATGGTATCAAAAAGCACGAAGAGATCTTCCATGGCGTCACACCACAGACCCATATCGAATCTGGGTTTCAGAAATAATGCTTCAGCAGACACGAGTAGAAGCAGTAAAGCGCTATTATGCAAGGTTCATGGAAGCACTTCCGAATGTAAATGCTCTGGCAAATGTTGAAGAAGACAAGCTCTTAAAATTATGGGAAGGCCTTGGATATTACAACCGTGTCCGGAATATGCAAAAAGCAGCCAGACAGATCATGGTAGATTACAATGGGACATTTCCAAAGACATATGAAGAAATTCAGTCACTCACCGGCATTGGCAATTACACTGCCGGAGCAATCAGTTCATTTTCCTTCGGACTTCCGTATCCAGCGGTAGACGGCAACGTTCTGCGCGTTATAACAAGAATCACTGCAGACGACAGCGACATCATGAAGCAAAGCACAAGAAAACAAATCGAAGAAAAACTTAAAAAAGTTATTCCAAAAGATTGCGCAGGAGATTTTAACCAGGGACTCATTGAACTCGGCGCAATTGTGTGCGTTCCAAATGGAGAACCCAAATGCGAAGAATGTCCGGCAGCACCATTTTGCCAGGCAAGAATACAAGGAAAAATCCAGGAACTTCCAGTAAAAGAAAAAGCAAAAGCAAGACGAATCGAAAAAAAGACAGTGTTCATCTTGCGAGATGAAGATAAGATTGCTATTTGCAAACGACCAGCAAAAGGACTTCTGGCAGGACTTTACGAACTCCCGAACATAGAAGAACACTTGAACAAAAAAGAGATAACACAGTATTGCAAAGAGATTGGACTCATGCCGATTCACATAAAAAAATTGCCCGCAGCAAAACACATTTTCAGCCACATCGAATGGCAGATGATCGGATATGATATACGCGTAGACGAATTGGAAAAAACAAACAACAAGAAATATCTTTTCATTCACCCAGAAGAAATTCAAAAAGAGTATCCCATCCCGTCAGCGTTCGAAAAGTATATGAAATTGATATAA
- a CDS encoding glycerophosphodiester phosphodiesterase has product MHVVIILLILFILLYCFAIFPEMSRQKRMKAFHGIMFAHRGLHSKTHGIPENSMSAFRAAIQKNYGIELDLHLTRDGELVVFHDDNLKRVCGRPERPEDLTAAELTKCTLLGTKEHIPLFRDVLALVNDQVPLLVELKIPERNMQICQKAYEMLRSYHGAFLLESFNSEGLYWFRKNAPEVLRGQLSSRLTKEKSDVSWFLRFFVENLWCNFLGRPDFIAYKLTDLPKLTVTLLRIFSGTTIAVWTLRTKDAIHEGKQEYDIQIFENPVKIINK; this is encoded by the coding sequence ATGCATGTTGTCATCATACTGTTGATTCTTTTCATATTATTATATTGTTTTGCGATTTTCCCGGAAATGTCCAGACAAAAGCGCATGAAAGCATTTCATGGAATTATGTTCGCCCACAGAGGACTTCACAGTAAGACTCACGGAATTCCGGAAAATTCCATGTCAGCTTTTCGCGCCGCAATTCAAAAAAATTACGGAATTGAGCTGGATCTTCATCTGACACGCGACGGTGAGCTGGTCGTCTTCCACGACGATAACCTGAAACGTGTCTGCGGACGGCCGGAACGTCCGGAGGATCTGACTGCTGCGGAGCTGACAAAATGTACGCTTCTTGGTACGAAAGAACATATCCCACTGTTTCGCGATGTGCTTGCACTCGTAAATGACCAGGTTCCACTCCTTGTAGAGTTAAAAATTCCGGAACGAAACATGCAGATTTGCCAAAAAGCATACGAAATGCTACGCTCTTACCACGGCGCATTTCTTCTTGAATCCTTTAATTCCGAAGGTCTGTACTGGTTCCGGAAAAATGCTCCGGAAGTTCTAAGAGGACAATTATCTTCCAGACTGACAAAGGAGAAATCCGATGTATCCTGGTTTTTACGGTTCTTTGTGGAAAATCTGTGGTGTAATTTTCTTGGGCGCCCGGACTTTATTGCTTATAAATTAACTGACCTGCCCAAACTCACGGTGACATTGCTGCGCATTTTCTCCGGAACAACCATCGCAGTGTGGACACTTCGCACAAAAGACGCTATCCACGAGGGGAAACAGGAATACGATATTCAGATTTTTGAAAATCCGGTAAAAATTATTAACAAATAG
- a CDS encoding TetR/AcrR family transcriptional regulator, translating into MSEILSKQQLKSKETKAKIFRAAKHILQKHGYEALSIKNICEEAGVSNGSFYHHFKTKDDLLSYYIEEQPNINPDLLDIPKSADEVKSAIVYVYLNYVHYCQELGVEFMANYYTPKNQSLNPLIRTERPYPIVTVHNYLQKCIGAGIISPNQDIEDITTDIRMIVIGNVFEWCLKEGNADFEGNMKRSLESYMNGVF; encoded by the coding sequence ATGAGTGAAATATTATCGAAGCAGCAACTGAAGTCAAAAGAGACGAAAGCTAAGATCTTCCGGGCTGCAAAACACATTTTGCAGAAGCACGGATACGAAGCGCTCTCTATCAAAAATATCTGTGAAGAAGCCGGCGTTTCTAACGGAAGTTTTTATCATCATTTTAAGACTAAAGATGATCTGCTTTCCTACTATATTGAAGAGCAGCCGAATATTAACCCAGATCTTCTTGATATACCAAAGAGTGCTGATGAAGTTAAATCTGCCATTGTATATGTCTACCTGAATTATGTGCATTATTGCCAGGAACTCGGCGTTGAATTTATGGCGAATTATTATACTCCGAAAAACCAGTCTCTGAACCCATTGATCCGTACCGAACGTCCGTACCCAATCGTGACTGTACACAATTATCTGCAGAAATGTATCGGTGCCGGAATCATTTCCCCGAATCAGGATATTGAGGATATCACGACAGATATTCGTATGATCGTTATTGGAAATGTTTTCGAATGGTGCCTGAAAGAGGGGAACGCAGATTTTGAGGGAAATATGAAACGTTCCCTGGAATCTTATATGAATGGAGTCTTCTAA
- a CDS encoding bacteriohemerythrin produces the protein MRAEFTDDLITGNELIDSQHEELIDRINKLLDSCEAGEGKISAIKMLDYLAKYTDTHFGDEEALQKEVCYPDYDKHHAKHEEFKQTIQELNEMLQEEEGPSDAFVQKVEEHVVKWFYRHISSFDRSVAEYINMRENGGRL, from the coding sequence ATGAGAGCAGAATTTACAGATGATCTGATTACCGGAAACGAATTAATCGATTCACAGCACGAAGAATTAATCGATCGAATCAACAAACTCCTCGACAGTTGTGAAGCAGGCGAAGGAAAAATAAGTGCAATAAAGATGTTAGACTACCTTGCCAAGTACACAGACACACACTTTGGCGATGAAGAAGCACTTCAGAAAGAAGTCTGTTATCCGGATTACGACAAACACCATGCAAAACACGAAGAATTCAAACAGACGATTCAAGAGTTGAATGAGATGCTCCAGGAAGAAGAAGGTCCTTCCGATGCATTCGTTCAGAAGGTAGAAGAACATGTAGTAAAGTGGTTCTATCGCCACATCAGCAGTTTTGACCGTTCCGTTGCAGAATATATTAATATGCGCGAAAATGGCGGAAGATTATAA